The sequence AAGGTTAGAAAGGTTTCTTTATCATCATTGAAAACCATTTCGATGTCATCCTTTGAAATTTTTTCTGGTTGTACGGAATATATATGAAAATCATCTACTACATATCCCTTTTCCAACAATCCTCTTACAAGCTCATCTCTGCCTTCTTTTGCTCTCGGTATCAAAATTTTTTTGGCTTCATCAGTTCTTTCAATACAATCAACAAGGCTTTCTGCCACAAACTTCTCAGGCACAATATCAGCTCTTATCCCATACTTTAAAAGAGCTTCGCTAGTCCCATCGCCTATCACAGCAATCTTGGATCTTATACACCTGCTATCATATCCAGATCTAAACAAGTTTTCAAAAAAGATATCTACTCCCGTTGATGAACTAAAAACAATGTACTCATAGCTATACAAGTTATTAAAAATAAAGTCAAATTCACTTTGATTAGCTATTTGAATACACTTTATAACAGGTATTTCAAAGACCTCTGCTCCTTCTTCTTTTAGCCTTTCACTTAGTAAACTCGCTTTTTTTCTTGATCTTGTTACTACAACTCTTTTTCCAAACAACGGTTTTTTCTCAAACCACATTAAGTCCTCTCTTAACTTTACTACGTTCCCAACCACAAACAGTGCAGGAGGTTTAATCGAATTTTCTTCAGCAAGATCTACTATATTTGACAAGTTTCCAATTACCACTCTCTGATTAGGAAGAGTGCCATTTTGAATAAGTGCACATGGTATTTCTTTATCTTTTTTAACAGCAATTATTTTTTCTACTATCTTATCAAGTCTCTCTACCCCCATAAAGAACACAAGGGTATCTGCCCCAAGAGAGTGCTCCCAATCAATAGTAGAGTTCTCCTTTGTGGGATCCTCATGCCCGGTAAAAATAGCATACGATGAAGCCACTTTCCTGTGTGTAACAGGAATTCCTGCATACAAAGGCACAGCCAAGGCTGCACTAATTCCAGGAACCAATTCAAATTCTATACCTCTTTCTTTTAGATATAAAGCCTCTTCACCTCCCCTACCAAACAAAAATGGGTCACCACCCTTTAGTCTGACTACTATTTTGCCATCAGATGCTCTATCAGCAAGTAATTTGTTTATATCTTCTTGTTTCATTGCATGTTTACTTGATTCTTTTCCCACATAGATTTGTTCACAGTCTTCTGGTGCAATTGCCAAAAGCTCTTTGGGAATAAGCCTATCAAATACCAGAACTTGAGCCTTTTTTAAAATATTCATTCCTCGTATAGTAAAGAGTCCTTCGTTTCCAGGACCTGCACCTACTAAGAAAACCTTCCCCATTCTCTTACGCTCCTTAAAGTTTAAGATTTATTGTTGCACTTCCACGGTTTTAAAAGATTGTTGTCAATTCCTATCCTGTTTAAAGTCTTTGCTACTACAAAATCTACCATATCTTCTACTGATTTTGGTTTATTATAAAATCCTGGGCAAGCAGGCAAAATAATGCCTCCTGCCATAATAACCCTTTTCATATTCTCAACATGAATCAAATTTAAAGGAGTTTCTCTAAAAACCAAAATCAGTTTTATACCTTCCTTGAGAGCTACATCACAAATTCGCTCCAAAAGATTTGAAGACAAACCATTGGCTACGCTGGAAAGAGTTGCAGCAGAACATGGGCAAATAATTACAGCTTCAGGTTTTTGTGAGCCTGATGCATATTTGCAGTTAAAATCACTTTCATCATAAAAGCTTACATCGCTATACCTTTTTTTTATCGAATTTACATCGACACCCTCTTCATCCATCATCACAAGACTCGCTGCCCTGGTATATATCACACACAGATCATATTCTCTTTTTAAAACATCAATCATTCTTAATGCATACCTGATCCCACTTGCTCCAGTAATACCTATTACAATCTTTTTCAATTTATCCACCTTGGTATTATTTTATTAACACAGAAAAAATTACAAAAGTAGCATATATAAATGAACAAATAGCATTAACGTTAAAAAAAGCCATATCTATTTTAGAAAGATCGTTAGGCTTTACTAGCGAATGCTCGTATAACAGAAGGCCTGCAAATATAATTAAGCCTAGATAGTAAATAAAATTTATGTGAGCCATTATTCCAATTGGAGACAAAAAGAGTATTGTCAGAGAGTGAAATAATCTCGCTACATATAAGGAATTCTTTTCACCTATTGCAACGGGAATAGAATGAAGTCCCTGTTTTATATCATACTTTAGATCCTGAAGGGAGTACAAAACGTCAAACCCTGCAAGCCAGAAAACTACAGCCAGCATCATAAAAAATGGCACTAAACCGAAATCATTTCTCAATGCTATCCACGCTCCGCCAGGAGCTAGACTGAGTGCAAGACCTAAAACAATATGACTTAGTGCGGTAAACCTTTTCGTATATGAATAGAAAAAAACTATAAAAAGCGCTACAGGAGACAATAAAAAAGTCAAATTTCCAAGTAAATAAGAGGTCAAAATAAACATCGTTGAACAAAAACATACAAACAAAAACATATCTTTTCTTTTTACTGCGCCTTTGGGAATAGATCTCTTCGCAGTTCTTGGATTGAATTTATCAATATTTGCATCTGCAAATCGATTAAAAGACATGGCAGCAGCCCTTGCAAACAAAAGCGCTAGTACTATAAGAATCAATTTATTAATTTCAGGGAAACCATTTGAAGCTATAAATGCAGAGGCCAATAAAAAAGGCAGCGAAAAAACAGTATGTTCTACTCTTATATCGTTGAGAATGTTCGTTAGTTTCAATACAAATTGATTAATTATATTCTCAAACCCCTTTCAATCAAGGCTAAAATCCATATTCTTTCCAACGTTTGCTTACTAAATCTTTTATTTTTTTGTCCATCTTGATATCAGGAGGAAATTCTCTTACCAGTCCCTCTTCTTTCATTTTTCGTGTTGCGTCTATACCCATCTTGGAACCAAATCTTGGATAAGGTGCAGCATGATCCAGAACGTCCACCGGACCCTTTACAATTTCAATGTCCCTTTCTGGATCCACGTTATTAAGAGCTTTCCATCTTACAAATGACATATCGTGAACGTTTACATCTTCATCAACCACTATAATAAATTTAGTAAAACTCATCTGACCAAGTCCCCATAGCGCATGCATAACCTTTCTAGCATGACCAGGATATTGCTTTCTAATTGAAACTACTGCTAAATTATGAAAAACCCCCTCAATAGGCAAGTTTATATCTACTATCTCAGGCAAAGTCATCTTTAACATAGGGAGAAATATTCTTTCAGTAGCCTTGCCAAGATATGCATCCTCCATAGGAGGTCTACCCACAATAGTAGCTACATAAATAGGATTTTTTCTATGAGTAATACACTCAACATGAAAAACAGGAAAATCATCTTCCAAAGAATAAAATCCAGTATGATCTCCAAATGGTCCTTCTCGTCTAAGTTCTCCCTTAATTACATATCCCTCTAGTACAAATTCAGCTTGGGCTGGCACAAATAAATCAGAAGTTATAGCCTTAACCATCTCCACACCAGAACCTCTCAAAAAACCTGCAAAAACGAATTCATCAACGTTTGGGGGTAAAGGTGCCGTAGCAGCATAAATAGTAGCTGGGTCAGCTCCAATAGCTACCGCGACAGGCATTTTTTCCCCAGGATTTAACTTTGAGTAGTGTCTTGCTCCATCTTTGTGATGATGCCAGTGCATACCAGTCGTATTTTTATCAAAAACTTGCATCCTATACATCCCAAGGTTTCTCTCTTTTGTCATTGGATCTTGAGTAATAACAAGCGGCAGAGTAATAAAAGGGCCACCATCAAGCGGCCAACAATATAGTACTGGCAAATCCCCTAAATTTACACTATCCCCTTCTAAAATTATTTCCTGGCACGGAGCCTTACTTACAATTTTTGGTTTAATGTTCATAAGTCCTAAAATATCAGGCAAAGACTTCAGAGCGTCCCAGAAGCCAATTTTCTTGGTAGGAAACCTAAGCAATTCTTCAATCCTTTTAGCAATGTCATCAGGATTTCCTATTGCGCTTACCACTCTATCCCAAGTACCAAAAATATTAATAGCCAAAGGAAAATTAGAGTCTTTTACCTTTTCAAAGTAAAGAGCAGGTCCTCCTACTTTTACAAATCTATCCGCAATCTCCGTTATTTCAAGATACCTGTCAACTTCAACCTTTATTTTTTTCAGTTCATTTCTCTTCTCTAAAAAGGATAGGTATTCACCCAACGACGAAAAGGCGCTTATTTTACTCACTCCCTAAAAAAAATAAAAACTACACTAGAGCCACACAGCTCTTAAAAAGTATTATTTTATTATTTTAATATTCTATTTAACCAGAATTACCGGAACCTTTGCATTTTTTAAGATTGAATAAGCAACGCTACCCAGAAGTCCGGATAAAGGGTTTAGCCCTTTATTTCCAACTACAATTCTATCAATATTATTTTCTTCAACATACTTCAAAATTTCTTTCGCAGGGTCACCGCCAGATAGTAATACTGCCTTTACATTAACTCCTGCATCATCAAAAATTTTTTTTGCTTCATTCAATTTTTTGGAAAAAGCTAAATCACAAGCTTCATTAATCTTCTCTGGATCCACAAAAACATCGTCACTTACATATGTCCAGTCATATGCGCAACCAACTGTAAGCAATATAACTTCAACCGATTGGTGCTCCTTTGCTAAATTTAAAGCAAATTCAGCAGCCTTCAATGAGGGCTTCGACCCGTCCACAGCAACTAAAACTTTCATTTTTACCTCCTTAAAGTTATGGTTTAGATTTTTGCCAGATCCATTAGAAGCCTCGGATCTGGATTTATACATAAATACGGAGCCTCTGTAACATCATCATAACAAAGATCTAACACATGATCAATTTGTCCAAAGTATTTATCTGTAAGGAAATCAATGTACACGTTTAGTTCTTCTTCCCAGAAAATCAGATCATGCTTAAATTTATTAATCTCATCTGGTAATACAATTCTTGCCTGCAAACTGCTAGGCTCTGGATCAGCTCAAGCACCACAATATTTTATAGGTGCACTAATAATGATATAAGCTGTTCCTTTTGTTCTCGCATGAATAAATTTTCTTGCTTCATCTGTTACTCTTATTTTCACAGCTGCATCTCCCCACATTCAAACTAAAATCTTAATTTTTTAAAATTTAACTCCCCTCACAGCCAAATTTAACTTTAGTTAGGGCTTCATATGCTTTACGTTCTTGCCTCTCACAATATATAACACGTCTTCAGCAATATTTGTAGCATGATCTCCCAATCTTTCAAAATGTCTGGTAATAAACAACCAATCGATAATTCTCTCGCAATTAAAGCGTCTTTCAGTAAGTTCCTTTTTTAAATTTTGCAGGATATTGTGATAATCCTCATCTACAGCATCATCATCTTCTATTACGCTAAGAGCCATTTCTTCGTTTTTTTCAACAAGAGAAGTAATAGCGTTTCTTACCATAACTTTCACTTTCTTAGCCATATCAGGAATTT comes from Thermodesulfobium acidiphilum and encodes:
- the cobA gene encoding uroporphyrinogen-III C-methyltransferase; this encodes MGKVFLVGAGPGNEGLFTIRGMNILKKAQVLVFDRLIPKELLAIAPEDCEQIYVGKESSKHAMKQEDINKLLADRASDGKIVVRLKGGDPFLFGRGGEEALYLKERGIEFELVPGISAALAVPLYAGIPVTHRKVASSYAIFTGHEDPTKENSTIDWEHSLGADTLVFFMGVERLDKIVEKIIAVKKDKEIPCALIQNGTLPNQRVVIGNLSNIVDLAEENSIKPPALFVVGNVVKLREDLMWFEKKPLFGKRVVVTRSRKKASLLSERLKEEGAEVFEIPVIKCIQIANQSEFDFIFNNLYSYEYIVFSSSTGVDIFFENLFRSGYDSRCIRSKIAVIGDGTSEALLKYGIRADIVPEKFVAESLVDCIERTDEAKKILIPRAKEGRDELVRGLLEKGYVVDDFHIYSVQPEKISKDDIEMVFNDDKETFLTFASSKTAEYYYESLGDYRDIVLRKAKVVSIGPITSGKAKNLGFNVVAQAEEYNINGLVKALISYVKNMS
- a CDS encoding UbiX family flavin prenyltransferase; this translates as MKKIVIGITGASGIRYALRMIDVLKREYDLCVIYTRAASLVMMDEEGVDVNSIKKRYSDVSFYDESDFNCKYASGSQKPEAVIICPCSAATLSSVANGLSSNLLERICDVALKEGIKLILVFRETPLNLIHVENMKRVIMAGGIILPACPGFYNKPKSVEDMVDFVVAKTLNRIGIDNNLLKPWKCNNKS
- a CDS encoding UbiA-like polyprenyltransferase, yielding MKLTNILNDIRVEHTVFSLPFLLASAFIASNGFPEINKLILIVLALLFARAAAMSFNRFADANIDKFNPRTAKRSIPKGAVKRKDMFLFVCFCSTMFILTSYLLGNLTFLLSPVALFIVFFYSYTKRFTALSHIVLGLALSLAPGGAWIALRNDFGLVPFFMMLAVVFWLAGFDVLYSLQDLKYDIKQGLHSIPVAIGEKNSLYVARLFHSLTILFLSPIGIMAHINFIYYLGLIIFAGLLLYEHSLVKPNDLSKIDMAFFNVNAICSFIYATFVIFSVLIK
- a CDS encoding menaquinone biosynthesis decarboxylase, producing the protein MSKISAFSSLGEYLSFLEKRNELKKIKVEVDRYLEITEIADRFVKVGGPALYFEKVKDSNFPLAINIFGTWDRVVSAIGNPDDIAKRIEELLRFPTKKIGFWDALKSLPDILGLMNIKPKIVSKAPCQEIILEGDSVNLGDLPVLYCWPLDGGPFITLPLVITQDPMTKERNLGMYRMQVFDKNTTGMHWHHHKDGARHYSKLNPGEKMPVAVAIGADPATIYAATAPLPPNVDEFVFAGFLRGSGVEMVKAITSDLFVPAQAEFVLEGYVIKGELRREGPFGDHTGFYSLEDDFPVFHVECITHRKNPIYVATIVGRPPMEDAYLGKATERIFLPMLKMTLPEIVDINLPIEGVFHNLAVVSIRKQYPGHARKVMHALWGLGQMSFTKFIIVVDEDVNVHDMSFVRWKALNNVDPERDIEIVKGPVDVLDHAAPYPRFGSKMGIDATRKMKEEGLVREFPPDIKMDKKIKDLVSKRWKEYGF
- a CDS encoding universal stress protein encodes the protein MKVLVAVDGSKPSLKAAEFALNLAKEHQSVEVILLTVGCAYDWTYVSDDVFVDPEKINEACDLAFSKKLNEAKKIFDDAGVNVKAVLLSGGDPAKEILKYVEENNIDRIVVGNKGLNPLSGLLGSVAYSILKNAKVPVILVK